In one window of Arachis ipaensis cultivar K30076 chromosome B06, Araip1.1, whole genome shotgun sequence DNA:
- the LOC107645591 gene encoding protein NETWORKED 3A isoform X1 produces the protein MISNRRRVKQKRKKKKMMDEMTKNQPSHWWWLDTTTTNRSPWLQSTLSELNEKTKAMLKVIEEDADSFAKRAEMYYKKRPELLRMVEDFYRTHRSLAERYDQVRPETGIGLLNSGGSPFASAKHRFEKLLTFADDHRGYDTYSESYDVESEVDDPEQEVEEEEEESKSNHKEEVEVSYVAVNDEVIRLRDEMKRLNEENKAQKDQLKMKDSACDEVIMLREEIERLKEENEAQREQLKQKDEEKIEVIRQLSMAIDVMKEENVKMRNFIVAKESTKKWNKKPFEFNKFVGELSEKFFNFNFNVIPKNEPSVELSRRGLTSLQIS, from the exons atgataaGCAACAGGAGAAGAGTGAagcagaagaggaagaagaagaagatgatggatGAAATGACCAAGAATCAACCTTCACACTGGTGGTGGCTtgacaccaccaccaccaaccgtTCCCCGTGGCTTCAATCCACTCTTTCAG AACTAAATGAGAAGACAAAAGCTATGTTAAAGGTAATTGAAGAAGATGCAGATTCCTTTGCCAAGCGTGCAGAGATGTACTACAAGAAGAGGCCAGAGCTTTTGAGAATGGTTGAAGATTTCTATAGGACGCATCGCTCGCTAGCCGAGCGCTATGATCAAGTCAGACCCGAAACTGGAATCGGCCTACTCAATTCAGGAGGATCCCCGTTTGCATCCGCCAAGCATCGGTTCGAGAAGTTGCTGACTTTTGCAGATGATCATCGTGGTTATGATACCTATTCAGAGAGTTATGATGTGGAATCTGAAGTTGATGATCCTGAgcaagaagtagaagaagaagaagaagagagcaaGTCTAATCACaaagaagaggtggaagtttcATATGTTGCTGTGAATGATGAAGTGATAAGATTGAGGGATGAGATGAAGAGACTCAATGAAGAGAACAAGGCACAGAAGGATCAACTCAAGATGAAAGATTCTGCTTGTGATGAAGTAATAATGCTGAGGGAAGAAATAGAGAGGCTTAAAGAAGAGAATGAGGCACAGAGGGAACAACTCAAGCAGAAGGATGAGGAGAAGATAGAGGTGATAAGGCAGCTGAGTATGGCAATTGATGTGATGAAGGAGGAGAATGTGAAGATGAGAAACTTCATTGTTGCCAAGGAATCCACCAAGAAATGGAACAAGAAACCATTTGAGTTCAACAAATTTGTGGGTGAATTGTCTGAgaaatttttcaatttcaatttcaatgtgATTCCAAAGAATGAGCCTAGTGTGGAGCTCTCTAGACGTGGTTTAACTAGTTTGCAAATATCTTAA
- the LOC107645591 gene encoding protein NETWORKED 3A isoform X2, which produces MMDEMTKNQPSHWWWLDTTTTNRSPWLQSTLSELNEKTKAMLKVIEEDADSFAKRAEMYYKKRPELLRMVEDFYRTHRSLAERYDQVRPETGIGLLNSGGSPFASAKHRFEKLLTFADDHRGYDTYSESYDVESEVDDPEQEVEEEEEESKSNHKEEVEVSYVAVNDEVIRLRDEMKRLNEENKAQKDQLKMKDSACDEVIMLREEIERLKEENEAQREQLKQKDEEKIEVIRQLSMAIDVMKEENVKMRNFIVAKESTKKWNKKPFEFNKFVGELSEKFFNFNFNVIPKNEPSVELSRRGLTSLQIS; this is translated from the exons atgatggatGAAATGACCAAGAATCAACCTTCACACTGGTGGTGGCTtgacaccaccaccaccaaccgtTCCCCGTGGCTTCAATCCACTCTTTCAG AACTAAATGAGAAGACAAAAGCTATGTTAAAGGTAATTGAAGAAGATGCAGATTCCTTTGCCAAGCGTGCAGAGATGTACTACAAGAAGAGGCCAGAGCTTTTGAGAATGGTTGAAGATTTCTATAGGACGCATCGCTCGCTAGCCGAGCGCTATGATCAAGTCAGACCCGAAACTGGAATCGGCCTACTCAATTCAGGAGGATCCCCGTTTGCATCCGCCAAGCATCGGTTCGAGAAGTTGCTGACTTTTGCAGATGATCATCGTGGTTATGATACCTATTCAGAGAGTTATGATGTGGAATCTGAAGTTGATGATCCTGAgcaagaagtagaagaagaagaagaagagagcaaGTCTAATCACaaagaagaggtggaagtttcATATGTTGCTGTGAATGATGAAGTGATAAGATTGAGGGATGAGATGAAGAGACTCAATGAAGAGAACAAGGCACAGAAGGATCAACTCAAGATGAAAGATTCTGCTTGTGATGAAGTAATAATGCTGAGGGAAGAAATAGAGAGGCTTAAAGAAGAGAATGAGGCACAGAGGGAACAACTCAAGCAGAAGGATGAGGAGAAGATAGAGGTGATAAGGCAGCTGAGTATGGCAATTGATGTGATGAAGGAGGAGAATGTGAAGATGAGAAACTTCATTGTTGCCAAGGAATCCACCAAGAAATGGAACAAGAAACCATTTGAGTTCAACAAATTTGTGGGTGAATTGTCTGAgaaatttttcaatttcaatttcaatgtgATTCCAAAGAATGAGCCTAGTGTGGAGCTCTCTAGACGTGGTTTAACTAGTTTGCAAATATCTTAA